The genomic window TTATATACATTTCTGCCAGCCATAATCCTAAAGGATATAATGGTATCAAAACTGGATTAAATGATGGAGGTGTGCTCAACTCAAATGAAATAAAGAAAATAATATGCCAAATCAGATCCAACATTGAAAATGAAAATTTAATGAATAATTTAATAACAAACTTACAAAATTTCAATAATAATGCTCTACACTTAAAAACATATGAAGTAATTATCACTTCACAAGATAAACATAAAACACGCTCTTATAACTCATATAAGTCACTAATGCAGCAAATAATTTATCCAGACAAACATAATAAAGAAAATACTAACATACTAAAAGAAAATATCATAAAAGAACCCATAGGAATAATAGGTGAGATGAATGGTAGTTCTCGCATCAACTCAATTGATAAAGAAATGATTGAATCTTTAGGAATAAAATTGGAACTTCATAACACTGAAATTGGAATCTTTAAGCACGGAATGACTCCCGAAGGGTCATCTCTAAATATGTGTAAACAAATATTAGAACAAAAATTCAAGCAAGACAATTCTTTTCAATTAGGTTATGTCCCTGACTGTGATGGAGACAGGGGCAATTTGGTTGCAATTTTTAAAAAAGGACAAGCAACCATGATTGCACCACAAAAAATATTTGCACTCTCAGTACTCTCAGAGCTTAGTTATCTTTACCATTCAGGCATTAAAGACAATTTGGCTGTCGTTGTTAATGATGCAACCTCACTAAACATCGAAAAAATAGCCATGCTATTTAACACAAAAGTTTACAGAGTTGAAGTCGGTGAGGCCAACTTAACAGAAATGGCTGGCCTCTTACGGAATAAAGGATTAATAGTAAAAATTTTTGGAGAAGGATCAAATGGAGGAAATATTACATACCCCTCAAAAGTAAGAGACCCACTAGCAACACTCTTTAGTATCATAAAACTGCTTAAAATCAAAAATATTTATAAAATATGGTGTGCACTATCTAATAATTCATATAACGAACACTACACTATTAATGATATATTAAAGACAATAAATTTTTATAGCAATGTAGAAGTATCATCAGAAAAAGCCATGCTTAAAATAAATGTAGAAAATCAAGAAATACTTAAATCCAACTACGAAAAATTATTAAAAAAAGAGTTCAACAATAATACAGTCTTACACAAATTACCAATCCATAATTATGAAATTATCAATTATGAAGGTATCAATCAAAACATCTCTAGAACAGGTGACTCCTCAGGAGGTCTTAAAGTTTTATTTAAAAATAACAAACAGGAAATAATTGCAAGTTTATGGATGCGGGGCTCAAAAACAGAACCAATATTTAGAGTACTAAGTGAGGTCAAATCTGAACATAATGCCTTACTGTATCCTCTCTTAGATTTTCACAAACATTTAATACACACTGCCAACTCACTAGCATAATATAAATTATGACGAAACTCAAACACAACCTATATTACCATAATTAGTTATATAATAAATTATGTATTTAGATTACTTTTTAAAATATTCTCTGCATGCCTCCTAACTCCATTCCACATCTTTGATATGCCCATTAAATTTTTAGCATTTTTTATAACCTCTACTGCAACTTTTCTGGTTTTATTTGTGCCTTCAAATATTACTTCATCAATATAACCTTTTTTGACTTTAAAAAATTCTCTTCTCTCTCTAATTGGCATTAAAAATTGGTTTAAAACCTCAAAAAGTCTCTCTTTAACTTCAACATCTCCAACTGTACCTTTTTTATATCTAGTCTTAAGCTCACAAAGCTCATCAATATTACTATTAAAAAGATCATGATAAATAAAAACAGGATTACCATCAACTTTTCCTGGTATATCTGCTCTTACCCTTTTTGGATCTGTAAACATAGACATAACCTTCTTGCGCAATAATTTCTCATCATCACTTAAAAATATTGCATTACCAAGACTTTTGCTCATCTTAGCCTTCCCATCAATTCCCACAAGAGCCTGGGAATCTGTAAAGATAGCTTCAGGAATTGGAAAAAAATTCTCTCCATAAAGATAATTGAATTTCCTAGCAAGTTCTCTTGTAAGTTCAACATGGGCTTCATTATCACGTCCAACTGGAACTAAATTAGCCTTTGCCATCAAAATATCTGAACTCATAAGAACAGGATAACCTAAAAGTCCATAAGGAACCTCAGATAGTCCAGCTGCAACACTCATGTCCTTTATACTAGGAATCCTTTGCAAACGATTAACCATAACAATCATTGAGAGTATTAAATTTAACTCTAAAAGCTCAGGTATAGCTGATTGCAAATAAATATTAACTTTCTCAGGATTAATTCCACAAGCTAGATAATCCAAGACCATTTCTCTAACATTAACAGGTATTTCACTAATGCTCTTTAAATCTGGCTTTGTAGTAAGAGTATGCAAATCTGCTATAATAATATAAGT from Borrelia hermsii DAH includes these protein-coding regions:
- the trpS gene encoding tryptophan--tRNA ligase, with protein sequence MQKKVMLTGDRPTGSLHLGHYVGSIVNRLKYQEEYETYIIIADLHTLTTKPDLKSISEIPVNVREMVLDYLACGINPEKVNIYLQSAIPELLELNLILSMIVMVNRLQRIPSIKDMSVAAGLSEVPYGLLGYPVLMSSDILMAKANLVPVGRDNEAHVELTRELARKFNYLYGENFFPIPEAIFTDSQALVGIDGKAKMSKSLGNAIFLSDDEKLLRKKVMSMFTDPKRVRADIPGKVDGNPVFIYHDLFNSNIDELCELKTRYKKGTVGDVEVKERLFEVLNQFLMPIRERREFFKVKKGYIDEVIFEGTNKTRKVAVEVIKNAKNLMGISKMWNGVRRHAENILKSNLNT
- a CDS encoding phosphoglucomutase: MLKNYILNMTNLRNAINKMILSPSGFRKIFAKSKDENSTDHEINDDDKILIALITLTISNYFKDKPKEYINVGLDSRSTGNIISEIVIKTLILNNDNVNFFGILPIPEILAYTKESQNSKGFIYISASHNPKGYNGIKTGLNDGGVLNSNEIKKIICQIRSNIENENLMNNLITNLQNFNNNALHLKTYEVIITSQDKHKTRSYNSYKSLMQQIIYPDKHNKENTNILKENIIKEPIGIIGEMNGSSRINSIDKEMIESLGIKLELHNTEIGIFKHGMTPEGSSLNMCKQILEQKFKQDNSFQLGYVPDCDGDRGNLVAIFKKGQATMIAPQKIFALSVLSELSYLYHSGIKDNLAVVVNDATSLNIEKIAMLFNTKVYRVEVGEANLTEMAGLLRNKGLIVKIFGEGSNGGNITYPSKVRDPLATLFSIIKLLKIKNIYKIWCALSNNSYNEHYTINDILKTINFYSNVEVSSEKAMLKINVENQEILKSNYEKLLKKEFNNNTVLHKLPIHNYEIINYEGINQNISRTGDSSGGLKVLFKNNKQEIIASLWMRGSKTEPIFRVLSEVKSEHNALLYPLLDFHKHLIHTANSLA